A stretch of the Pseudalkalibacillus hwajinpoensis genome encodes the following:
- a CDS encoding DUF2759 domain-containing protein, with product MGLAIIFAIVTLFCVWGVFRSLREKNFMGLAFAGLTVLVFGAFTVATMIDILFGSGGGGGH from the coding sequence ATGGGGTTAGCAATTATTTTTGCAATCGTTACGTTATTTTGCGTATGGGGCGTATTCCGTTCTCTTCGTGAAAAGAACTTTATGGGCCTTGCCTTTGCAGGATTAACAGTGCTTGTATTCGGCGCCTTTACTGTTGCCACAATGATCGATATACTTTTCGGATCTGGGGGCGGCGGAGGCCA